The region ccagCTGCCCTAGAAGACGTCTCACACTGGCTCGTGCTCCTGCAGTGAGACCCGtctgctggaggtgctggagggtgTCTGTGCCCCCTCAGACTTCGCCTGCCACCAACTGCTGGAGCGGAGTGAGGAGCATGTGGAGCAGTGGTGGTTCCATGAGTGAGTCTTGGAACAGGGACATGGGGGCACAGGGGATGGCAGAGGACTGAGTGCTGTatctccccttccccaggcGGCAGCAGCACCCTGACTTTTTCCAATGGCTGTGTGTGGACAGGCTGATGCTTTGCTGCCCGCCCGGCACCTATGGCCCAGACTGCCGGTGTGAGTAACTGTGGGATGAGCggggtgctggcagggctggaggggcttccctggctgctgcccccTGCCCCGGCTGCCAGCCGGCTGGtctctccctgtgcagcctgtgccGGTGGGCCCCGGCAGCCCTGCAGTGGCAACGGGCGATGCGATGGTGACGGCACACGCCACGGCACCGGCCTCTGCGTCTGCAGCCCGGGCTACGGCGGCCCCTTCTGTGCCGAGTGCGGTGACGGCTACTACGAGGCCTCGCGGAACAAGAGCCACCTCGTGTGTGCTGGTAGGTGAGGgttctcccagtgctgcccaggcCCTGGGTACAGACAGCTCCCCCCTGCCTGTGTCCACACCTGCCCTTCCTGCCCGCAGAGTGCTACCAGGCATGCGGGCACTGCACGGGGCCTGAGGACTCCAGCTGCCTTCGCTGCAAGAGGGGCTGGGTGCTGCACGAGCACCGCTGTATTGGTGAGTGAAGGCCGGGGAGAGCTCGGGGCTGTGAGGGCTGCGTCCCCAGAGCCAAGGCTCAGTGGGGCCATCCCCATCTCTCCTGCAGACATAGATGAGTGTGGCACAGAGATGGCGCATTGCCGAGCCAACCAGTACTGCGTCAACACAGAGGGCTCCTATGAGTGCCGAGGTCAGAGGGAGGTGGGGGGTTTTCGTGCAGGTGGCTCTTCCCTGCTTGGGCCAaccctggctgggctgggaaggagctccagcagcagccctggctccttTCCCTGAGGCAGACTGCTCCACGGCTTGCATCGGCTGCATGGGTGCTGGGCCGGCTCGCTGCAAGAAATGCAACAAGGGCTACTGGCGGGACGGAGCCAAGTGCCTGGGTGAGTGCCTCCCGTGGACTGGGGGGCCATACTGTCCCCTCCTCACTGCCCAAGCCCTGGCTGAGCTCTTCTTCCCCCCAGACGTGGATGAGTGTGCCAGTGCCGAGGAGCCGGTGTGCACAGGGGTGCAGGAAGTGTGTGAGAACACAGAGGGCAGCTACCGCTGTGTCTGTGCCCGAGGCCACATCCGCCGAGATGGGCAGTGCGTTGAGGACAAGCCCCCTGGTATGGCCTAATGCAATGTAGGGGAACATGGGCATTCGGCAGGGGGAGTGGGACACAGTGGGGGGCTcttgctgctcagctgtgccctCCCACGAGTGTTGTCCATGCAGATGCCCCAGAAAAGGGCTTCTTTGATGACGTGACTGATGATGAGGtggtggtgctgcagcagaTGTTCTTTGGTGTGATGATCTGTGCCCTCGCCACGCTGGCTGCCAAGGGTGACATGGTCTTCACAGCCATCTTCATTGGCGCTGTGGCTGCTATGGCTGGCTACTGGCTCTCTGACCGCAGTGACCGTGTCCTCGATGGCTTCATGAAGGGCAGAtagctctggagctgctgggcacaAGCGGAGGGGCAGGCTCAGCTTGGGGTGCAGGGCCTCCCccaagcagggctggctgccaAGGCCACATCCTGCACACGATGCTGTGCCTTGCATGCGTCCCCCAGCCCCCCTTAGCATAGGGTCTCgttttccctgtccctgcagaatGAACCAGGAGTACCTGATCCTGGGGGCTCCCACACAGCCCCCTCTGGCTGGAGAGGTGATGCCAGGCAGTGCAGCATCATGTGGGGGGCACAGCATGCTGCCCCCAGCTCCTCGTGCTCTGGAGGAGAGGCCTGGCATCGTGACAGGTGAGGGGGTGGTGGGGCAGGTGAGGGGGGGTGATCCTGCTATCTGCACCCAGCCTGGGGCTTCTGGCCCTATAGGACTCCCCTCCCATGAGGCCATTCCCTGTGGGGGAGTGGGGGGCTGGGTCCCCCCATGCCctgagctgtggggctgggagagctgccccccccatcccacccctcttccccacctccctgggcagagcccaTCTCCCCTCCCAGGCTGGGGGGCCAGGGGCCCCTTGCCACTGGcagggtgctgtgctggtgagGGGGCCCTGCTGGATGCATGAGTGTGGCCGTTGCATTTGTCCGTGGTTTGTTTGTCGGGGTGTGCCCATCTGTCTGTGTGTCCATATCTCAGGAAATAAAGTTCTGCACACCCAGCTCGGCTGCTCAGGGTGGGAACTGGCAGGGATtgggggtgctgctgcccaccacCTCTTTCACATGCCAACAGGACCGTCTCCTCCCAGCATAAACTCTTTATTTCTCTCGTTTGGCACAAATGGAACCGGCCCCTGCCCGGCCCTACAGGGGCACAGGATCAGACCCCCCGCACCCTCACACTGGGCTCATTGTCCTCCTGCGCCCCCAGTCTCTGCCTGTCGTGGGCTCAGAGCTCAATGGTGTCGCTGGAGAGGCTGCGGGAGTCCACCGCCTTGCCAAGGGCTGGGAAGGCGCGGGGAGCCTCGCGCTCCCAGCCGGGGGCTCCAGCGGGCACCAGGAGCGGGGCCCGGCTGGGCGCCTCGTCCAGGGGCAGGCTGTCGGGCGAGGACAGCCCATGGCGCCAGGGGTTCCAGCTGATCTTCAGTGAGCTGCTCTCCAGCGAGCTGGCTGAGGCGGTGACGGTGACAGTGACGGTGCcggggggctggcaggggccGGGCAGCTCCGTGAGCGAGCTGCACCGCACCATGCGCCCCAAGCGGGGGGTCTTGTCAGGGGCGGGGGAGCCGTGCAGTGAGGAGCCGGAGCCGCGGCGGGCCGGCCGAAGAGGCCGTCGTGCAGGAGGTGGCGGCGGCAGAGCGCCTGATCGATGCTGCGGCGCAGGTCGATGGGGGACGGCGGGCGGAAGATCAGCTCCCCCAGCGAAGGGGATGAGCCCTGCTCAAAGGCGGCGCAGGAGCGGGCGGCCAACATGTTGGGGCACTTGGGGCTGAGCCCCGGCATCCCGGTGCCAGCTGCCCAGGCCTCGTTGCTGTCCTTCAGAGCCCGCAGGGGCAGCTGCTCCGCCGGGTTGCGGATGAGGCTCTTGGAGATGTCATTGGCAGGTGTCCGCTCCACACCGGTGCCACCGGTGCTGCCACCGGCCCAGTCGTAGCAGTTGTTGGGGTATTCGGGCGCTTCAGCTTTGCGGCCGGCGAAGAAGTACCGCAGTGCCTTGGCCCAGCAGGAGTGGCCGGCGGGGCTCCGGCGGCGGCACCGGCCGCACACGGGCTCGGCGGCGGCCGCCAGCAGCGCCAGGGCCGTGCCCAGCTCGCCGATCCGCAGCCAGAGCTGTGCCGCCCAGCTGGGCCGGGAGAAGCGCCCGGGGGGGCCCAGGACCCCTCGCAGCCACACAGCGCTGTAGAGGTGCAGCCCGCAGACCGGCAGCCCCGCCACCGCTGCCGCCAGAAGCGCCCGCGCCCCCGGCTGCGGCCCCGGCCCCTCGCAGGGCGCCCGCAGCACCCGCCAgcacccccagagcccccccagcagcagcagagcccccgCCACGCAGCCCAGCGCCTGCAGCCCCAGCGCGGCGGTGAGGCCCAGGCGCGGCGGCAGCAGGTCGGCGGCCCCCATCACCGTAGTCTGCAGGGCAGCAACAGCCCCCAGCgctggcagcccctgcagccgggctggcagcagctgaagctgggCCAGGCGCTGCAGCCGCTGGAGCAGGAGGGCATAGGCGGCGAGCAGCAGGGGGaaaggggctgtgctgagcatcAGCAGGGCCGGGGCGGGCAGGCGGCCCAGTGCCCCATAGggatccagcagcaggaaggtggcCCGCAGCAGACAGGCGGCCAGCAGCAGTCCGTGAGCCCCCACAACGTGGCGCAGGTGTGGGGCCGCAGGATGGCTGTCCCCGCCAACCCCGCCAGGCAGCCCAGcgccagcagcaggaagacgGCAGCCACTCCATAGACATGGGCCTCCCAGGAGAAgcccagctggtgctgcagctcagccc is a window of Corvus cornix cornix isolate S_Up_H32 chromosome 12, ASM73873v5, whole genome shotgun sequence DNA encoding:
- the CRELD1 gene encoding protein disulfide isomerase CRELD1 isoform X1, with product MGPLPLLPRAPRRRGPGLGGALLGAALLGGVLLAVHADPEPHRDGAEPCRACRGLADSFSRGLERTEHEGFGGGNTAWEEEKLSKYQHSETRLLEVLEGVCAPSDFACHQLLERSEEHVEQWWFHERQQHPDFFQWLCVDRLMLCCPPGTYGPDCRSCAGGPRQPCSGNGRCDGDGTRHGTGLCVCSPGYGGPFCAECGDGYYEASRNKSHLVCAECYQACGHCTGPEDSSCLRCKRGWVLHEHRCIDIDECGTEMAHCRANQYCVNTEGSYECRDCSTACIGCMGAGPARCKKCNKGYWRDGAKCLDVDECASAEEPVCTGVQEVCENTEGSYRCVCARGHIRRDGQCVEDKPPDAPEKGFFDDVTDDEVVVLQQMFFGVMICALATLAAKGDMVFTAIFIGAVAAMAGYWLSDRSDRVLDGFMKGR
- the PRRT3 gene encoding LOW QUALITY PROTEIN: proline-rich transmembrane protein 3 (The sequence of the model RefSeq protein was modified relative to this genomic sequence to represent the inferred CDS: inserted 4 bases in 4 codons), which produces MAAAQLVTWGMLLATGVPAKAQGVLPAGLSLGGDPLHSPAWGQQWPGPSPTWEASGEPSGAGAPSSGRWGINNPVHWSPPLQVGDGTRAPLEMETTMTGADIKVWRDGSTVLAVTEEPLVAWQGQEAAGQDSSLPHGSALGTPGPEVPTDSGADSPGPPWAGQDLSLSRQSVSKTVGTPSPQSTMSTIALNPMLVVGMRTADAHTEGYTAAEGHTGAPGLSQDEQLTSASSQSVPLGTDAVSDPTGTGPASGPHAXPGSAQPVGSWGDTGGPPSPSPALPSSGPRLRHTAPSWRLAEPWTRVLPSPPAQHRRAPLSHATTSPGDAAPLMDPGTXGQRGPQPTPESVLSTGPAPPSASSTATPGTPSRGLLPEEDVGSPQQVRGAVGAVGAVSVPNATKTTPQPTAHPTTGTLETRHPDMPGTQTPASSTATPSATWRRAGMTPQPAPRDPSSPQPQPSRAPPAAGANATGLRWAELQHQLGFSWEAHVYGVAAVFLLLALGCLAGLAGTAILRPXHLRHVVGAHGLLLAACLLRATFLLLDPYGALGRLPAPALLMLSTAPFPLLLAAYALLLQRLQRLAQLQLLPARLQGLPALGAVAALQTTVMGAADLLPPRLGLTAALGLQALGCVAGALLLLGGLWGCWRVLRAPCEGPGPQPGARALLAAAVAGLPVCGLHLYSAVWLRGVLGPPGRFSRPSWAAQLWLRIGELGTALALLAAAAEPVCGRCRRRSPAGHSCWAKALRYFFAGRKAEAPEYPNNCYDWAGGSTGGTGVERTPANDISKSLIRNPAEQLPLRALKDSNEAWAAGTGMPGLSPKCPNMLAARSCAAFEQGSSPSLGELIFRPPSPIDLRRSIDQALCRRHLLHDGLFGRPXRGSGSSLHGSPAPDKTPRLGRMVRCSSLTELPGPCQPPGTVTVTVTASASSLESSSLKISWNPWRHGLSSPDSLPLDEAPSRAPLLVPAGAPGWEREAPRAFPALGKAVDSRSLSSDTIEL
- the CRELD1 gene encoding protein disulfide isomerase CRELD1 isoform X2 — protein: MGPLPLLPRAPRRRGPGLGGALLGAALLGGVLLAVHADPEPHRDGAEPCRACRGLADSFSRGLERTEHEGFGGGNTAWEEEKLSKYQHSETRLLEVLEGVCAPSDFACHQLLERSEEHVEQWWFHERQQHPDFFQWLCVDRLMLCCPPGTYGPDCRSCAGGPRQPCSGNGRCDGDGTRHGTGLCVCSPGYGGPFCAECGDGYYEASRNKSHLVCAECYQACGHCTGPEDSSCLRCKRGWVLHEHRCIDIDECGTEMAHCRANQYCVNTEGSYECRDCSTACIGCMGAGPARCKKCNKGYWRDGAKCLDVDECASAEEPVCTGVQEVCENTEGSYRCVCARGHIRRDGQCVEDKPPE